Proteins encoded together in one Streptomyces sp. TLI_171 window:
- the istA gene encoding IS21 family transposase, whose translation MVDIVEIYVHWYAGRSKNQLAASLGVDRKTIRKYLAPAEASGMAPGGPPMSEADWGKLIKSWFPELARRRLNQVTWAEIEPHRDLVKGLLETTTVTTIHQRLRDEGKLAVSLSTFRRWVTENLPDESARSKVTVLRDDVEPGSEAQIDYGFLGQWINPSTGKRHRIWAFVMVLPCSRHMFVRPVVHMDQHAWTQAHVEAFRFFGGVPRRLVPDNLRTAVDRPDLYDPKINKSYAELATYYGALVDPARAAKPKDKPRVERPMPYVRDSFWSGRQFTSVEQMQAEALTWSAGTAGRRQCRPLGGASPLSVFEAVEAKALLPVPDKPFVLARWSTAAVGPDIHIKVGRTLYSVPWKLIGRKVDVRSTATMVQVFHEGELVKTHAALDQGKRTDKSDYPPEKIAFQMKTPIWCRGQSSEVGDACREVIDQLLEVNALYRLRAAQGILGLRKKYGDQRLEAACTKAIAVGDPSYRTIKGILIAGTETDPEPETGDAGAAAFLHGPEGLFATSIPSQTSGEPEGTPGRADADDAEEAAR comes from the coding sequence GTGGTCGACATCGTCGAGATCTACGTCCACTGGTACGCGGGCCGGTCGAAGAACCAGCTCGCTGCCTCGTTGGGGGTGGACCGCAAGACCATCAGGAAGTATCTGGCGCCGGCGGAGGCGTCCGGGATGGCCCCCGGTGGGCCGCCCATGAGCGAGGCGGACTGGGGCAAGCTGATCAAGAGCTGGTTCCCGGAGCTGGCCCGGCGCCGGCTGAACCAGGTGACGTGGGCGGAGATCGAGCCGCACCGCGACCTGGTCAAGGGGCTGCTGGAGACGACCACGGTGACCACGATCCACCAACGCCTGAGAGACGAGGGGAAGTTGGCGGTGTCGTTGTCGACGTTCCGCCGGTGGGTGACCGAGAACCTTCCGGACGAGTCGGCCCGGTCGAAGGTGACGGTGCTGCGGGACGACGTCGAGCCGGGCTCGGAGGCCCAGATCGACTACGGCTTCCTGGGGCAGTGGATCAACCCGTCGACCGGCAAGCGGCACCGGATCTGGGCGTTCGTGATGGTTCTGCCCTGCTCGCGGCACATGTTCGTCCGGCCAGTGGTTCACATGGACCAGCACGCCTGGACCCAGGCCCACGTTGAGGCATTTCGGTTCTTCGGCGGTGTCCCGCGGCGGTTGGTGCCGGACAACCTGCGCACGGCGGTGGACCGGCCGGACCTCTACGATCCGAAGATCAACAAGTCGTATGCCGAGCTCGCGACCTACTACGGCGCCCTGGTCGACCCGGCCCGGGCGGCGAAGCCGAAGGACAAGCCGCGGGTCGAGCGGCCGATGCCCTATGTCCGCGACTCGTTCTGGAGCGGGCGCCAGTTCACCTCGGTCGAGCAGATGCAGGCCGAGGCTCTGACCTGGTCGGCCGGCACCGCCGGCCGCAGGCAGTGCCGCCCGCTGGGCGGTGCGAGTCCGCTGTCGGTGTTCGAGGCGGTCGAGGCCAAGGCCCTGCTGCCGGTGCCGGACAAGCCGTTCGTGCTGGCCCGCTGGTCCACCGCGGCAGTCGGCCCTGACATCCACATCAAGGTCGGCCGCACCCTCTACTCGGTGCCGTGGAAGCTGATCGGCCGCAAGGTCGACGTCCGCTCCACCGCCACGATGGTCCAGGTCTTCCACGAGGGCGAGCTGGTCAAGACCCACGCCGCACTCGACCAGGGCAAGCGCACGGACAAGAGCGACTACCCGCCGGAGAAGATCGCCTTCCAGATGAAGACGCCGATCTGGTGCCGCGGCCAGTCCTCCGAGGTCGGCGACGCCTGCCGCGAGGTGATCGACCAGCTGCTGGAGGTCAACGCGCTCTACCGGCTCCGCGCGGCCCAGGGGATCCTCGGGCTGCGGAAGAAGTACGGCGACCAGCGGCTGGAGGCGGCCTGCACCAAGGCCATCGCGGTCGGCGACCCCTCCTACCGCACCATCAAGGGCATCCTGATCGCGGGCACCGAGACCGACCCCGAGCCGGAGACCGGCGACGCCGGGGCCGCGGCCTTCCTCCACGGCCCCGAGGGCCTGTTCGCCACGAGCATCCCCTCCCAGACCTCCGGCGAGCCCGAGGGCACCCCGGGCCGCGCTGACGCTGACGACGCCGAGGAGGCCGCCCGATGA
- the istB gene encoding IS21-like element helper ATPase IstB, which produces MSVMDTALRESLKALRLSGMLETLDARLIQAHGGELGHLDFLQVLCQDEITRRETVAFQRRLQKAKFEQQVTLEEFDFAASPKLLAAQIRDLAALRWLHAGESVILFGPVGVGKTHVAQALGHLAVRQGANVRFTKTSRVLAELAGGHADRTWDKRMRELIRPDVLILDDFAMRQLSAAQADDLYELVSERQGRSLIITSNRAPSDWYPLFPNPVVAESLLDRLINTSHQVIMNGPSYRPNKRPKNPGDRPPNS; this is translated from the coding sequence ATGAGCGTGATGGACACCGCCCTGCGCGAGTCGCTGAAGGCGCTTCGACTGTCCGGGATGCTGGAGACCCTGGACGCGCGGCTGATCCAGGCCCACGGTGGTGAACTCGGCCACCTGGACTTCTTGCAGGTCCTCTGCCAGGACGAGATCACCCGCCGCGAGACCGTCGCCTTCCAACGGCGCCTGCAGAAGGCGAAGTTCGAGCAGCAGGTCACCCTGGAGGAGTTCGACTTCGCCGCTTCCCCGAAGCTACTCGCGGCCCAGATCCGCGACCTGGCCGCCCTGCGCTGGCTCCACGCGGGCGAGTCGGTGATCTTGTTCGGGCCGGTCGGGGTGGGCAAAACACACGTCGCCCAGGCCCTGGGTCACCTGGCCGTCCGCCAGGGCGCGAACGTCCGCTTCACGAAGACCAGCCGGGTCCTCGCCGAGCTCGCCGGCGGCCACGCGGACCGCACCTGGGACAAGCGCATGCGCGAGCTGATCCGACCCGACGTCCTGATCCTGGACGACTTCGCCATGCGGCAGCTGAGCGCGGCCCAGGCCGACGACCTCTACGAACTGGTCTCCGAGCGGCAGGGGCGCTCGCTGATCATCACCAGCAACCGGGCTCCCAGCGACTGGTATCCGCTCTTCCCCAACCCCGTCGTCGCCGAGTCGCTGCTGGACCGGCTGATCAACACCAGCCACCAGGTGATCATGAACGGCCCCAGCTACCGGCCGAACAAGCGGCCCAAGAACCCCGGCGACAGGCCACCGAACAGCTAG
- a CDS encoding IS5 family transposase, whose translation MTDAEWSEIKDLLPVPAWMNGRGGQPEAHCHRQMLDAIRYLVDNGIKWRAMPVDFPAWDRVYAFWRRWRDRGLVREFHDRLRRKVRGSEGRNAEPTAAIIDSQSIRGAASVPASSRGFDGAKKTNGRKRHIIVDCLGLLLMVLVTPADTTDRDAACGMLPHLVARYRTIRLLWADGGYTGRLVDWAKDTLRLTLEIVKRSDAQSGFVVLPRRWVVERTLAWLMRSRRLARDYETLPASSEAAVLWSMTMLMGRRLARNRARQVTRLFLAA comes from the coding sequence ATGACGGACGCCGAATGGTCCGAGATCAAGGACCTGCTGCCCGTGCCGGCGTGGATGAACGGCAGGGGCGGTCAGCCGGAGGCCCACTGCCACCGGCAGATGCTGGATGCAATCCGCTACCTGGTCGACAACGGCATCAAATGGCGCGCGATGCCGGTCGACTTCCCCGCCTGGGACCGGGTCTACGCCTTCTGGCGCCGCTGGCGCGACCGAGGGCTGGTCAGGGAGTTCCACGACCGGCTCCGCCGCAAGGTCCGCGGGAGCGAGGGCCGCAACGCCGAACCGACCGCGGCGATCATCGACTCGCAGTCCATCCGGGGCGCCGCGTCCGTGCCGGCCTCATCAAGGGGCTTCGACGGCGCCAAGAAGACCAACGGCCGCAAGCGGCACATCATCGTGGACTGCCTCGGGCTCCTGCTGATGGTTCTGGTCACCCCGGCCGACACCACCGACCGCGACGCCGCCTGCGGCATGCTGCCCCACCTCGTCGCCCGCTACCGGACGATTCGACTGCTGTGGGCCGACGGCGGCTACACCGGACGCCTGGTCGACTGGGCCAAAGACACGCTCCGGCTCACGCTCGAGATCGTCAAACGCAGCGACGCCCAGAGCGGGTTCGTCGTGCTGCCTCGCAGGTGGGTCGTCGAGCGGACCCTGGCCTGGCTGATGCGCTCACGCCGCCTGGCCCGCGACTACGAGACCCTGCCCGCCAGCAGCGAAGCCGCCGTCCTGTGGTCGATGACCATGCTCATGGGACGCCGACTCGCCCGGAACCGCGCCCGCCAGGTCACCCGGTTGTTCCTCGCGGCGTGA
- a CDS encoding IS5 family transposase, whose amino-acid sequence MTDRKPYKSDLSDERWALVEPVITSWKAQHPSVSGHEGRYEMREIVNALLYQSRTGCQWDYLPHDLPPAGAVKYYFYTWRDDGTDQVIHDLLRWQVRERRGRLADPSLVVIDTQSLHAAAGVPSETTGRDAAKKVPGRKRGLAVDVLGLVIAVVVLAASVHDNAFGTALLDKVAASTAGTVTKAMVDQGFKKTVVDHGRQVGIEVEIVERNPTETGFVPQPIRWRVEQTNGILMLHRRLVRDYEHRPSSAESRVYWAISDLMTRRLTGSATPSWRGA is encoded by the coding sequence GTGACTGACCGCAAGCCTTACAAGAGCGACTTGTCCGACGAGCGCTGGGCGCTCGTCGAGCCGGTGATCACCTCGTGGAAGGCCCAGCACCCCTCCGTCAGCGGACACGAGGGCCGTTACGAGATGCGGGAGATTGTCAACGCGCTGCTCTACCAGTCCCGGACCGGATGCCAGTGGGACTACCTCCCGCACGACCTGCCGCCTGCCGGCGCGGTGAAGTACTACTTCTACACGTGGCGTGATGACGGCACTGACCAGGTCATTCACGACCTGCTGCGCTGGCAGGTCCGCGAGAGGAGGGGCCGATTAGCCGACCCCAGCCTGGTGGTGATCGACACCCAGAGCCTGCACGCCGCGGCCGGGGTGCCCTCCGAGACAACGGGTCGCGATGCGGCGAAGAAGGTGCCGGGACGCAAGAGGGGACTCGCCGTGGACGTGCTGGGCCTGGTGATCGCCGTGGTGGTGCTGGCCGCCTCCGTCCACGACAACGCCTTCGGCACAGCCCTGCTCGACAAGGTCGCCGCCAGTACTGCCGGCACGGTGACGAAGGCCATGGTGGACCAGGGGTTCAAGAAGACCGTCGTTGACCACGGCAGGCAGGTGGGCATCGAGGTCGAGATCGTCGAACGCAACCCGACCGAGACCGGGTTCGTCCCGCAGCCGATCCGGTGGCGGGTGGAGCAGACGAACGGGATCTTGATGCTGCACCGGCGGCTGGTACGCGACTACGAGCACCGGCCCTCGTCGGCCGAGTCCCGGGTGTACTGGGCGATAAGCGACCTGATGACCCGTCGGCTGACCGGCAGCGCGACCCCGTCCTGGCGCGGCGCATGA